From Nitrobacter sp. NHB1, a single genomic window includes:
- a CDS encoding EAL domain-containing protein: protein MIRISTIFVALCMVLVSGSLGLVLYSLTGLRASEAAVVALATLTCLILYNAVSMRMRERSDADGRIADLSRGIADLARQVSDFGRRLAAAESKIVSANSAASDRTQSGLQAALGEINELGGLVRQLAATVAAHDDMLAALPSAAVAPTAEPAQSARPIDRAPAIPVAATPAAARPAAASPAPARSDAQILTTIKNAVDANGIDIFLQPIVTLPQRKVRYYEAVTRLRDARGEILTAGDFIPAAEAAGLMGRIDNVVMFRCVQALRRLQVRNKDAGVFCNVAAATLSNPATFAQCLDFLEANHALAPSLILEFKHSTLRALGTTESEHLAALAQRGYRFSVDHVKDLRIEPRELADRGVRFIKVPASLLLDQKQTSTSDIHPADISDLLGRFGIDLIAERIEDERAVVDLLDYDVHFGQGFLFAAPRPLRQDAARDTADKAKPGANGAAGPGWTDATGADPMKAGAIKPERQPRMTGNAALVRRAGGTA, encoded by the coding sequence ATGATCCGAATTTCCACGATTTTCGTTGCCCTCTGCATGGTGCTGGTCTCCGGCTCGCTCGGCCTCGTGCTCTATTCTCTGACGGGCCTGCGCGCGTCGGAAGCCGCCGTCGTGGCACTGGCCACCCTGACCTGCCTCATTCTCTACAACGCAGTGTCGATGCGGATGCGCGAGCGCAGCGACGCCGATGGCCGGATCGCCGACCTGTCGCGCGGCATCGCCGACCTCGCCCGCCAGGTCTCTGATTTCGGACGCCGCCTCGCGGCGGCCGAAAGCAAGATCGTCTCGGCAAATTCCGCTGCATCGGACCGCACTCAATCGGGACTTCAGGCGGCGCTTGGCGAAATCAACGAGCTCGGCGGGCTGGTCAGGCAACTCGCCGCCACGGTTGCCGCCCATGACGACATGCTGGCGGCGTTGCCGTCCGCAGCAGTGGCGCCCACGGCCGAACCCGCGCAGAGCGCAAGGCCCATCGATCGCGCGCCCGCGATACCGGTTGCGGCCACGCCCGCTGCCGCTCGGCCGGCCGCGGCGAGCCCTGCCCCGGCCCGCAGCGATGCGCAGATCCTGACGACGATCAAGAACGCCGTCGACGCCAACGGCATCGATATTTTCCTGCAGCCGATCGTCACGTTGCCGCAGCGCAAGGTGCGCTACTACGAAGCGGTGACGCGGCTGCGTGATGCCCGCGGCGAAATCCTGACGGCCGGCGATTTCATTCCCGCCGCCGAAGCGGCCGGTCTGATGGGGCGCATCGACAATGTGGTCATGTTCCGCTGCGTGCAGGCGCTGCGCAGGCTTCAGGTACGCAACAAGGATGCCGGCGTGTTCTGCAACGTCGCCGCGGCGACGCTCAGTAATCCCGCGACGTTCGCGCAGTGCCTCGATTTTCTCGAAGCCAATCATGCGCTGGCGCCCTCGCTGATTCTCGAATTCAAGCACAGCACGCTACGCGCGCTCGGTACGACAGAGAGCGAGCATCTCGCGGCGCTGGCGCAGCGCGGCTACCGATTCTCCGTCGATCACGTAAAGGATTTGCGGATCGAGCCGCGCGAATTGGCCGACCGCGGCGTCCGCTTCATCAAGGTGCCCGCCTCGCTCCTGCTGGACCAGAAGCAGACCTCGACCTCCGATATCCATCCGGCCGACATCTCCGATCTGCTCGGACGCTTCGGGATCGACCTGATCGCGGAACGGATCGAAGACGAGCGAGCGGTGGTTGACCTGCTCGACTACGACGTCCACTTCGGTCAGGGTTTTCTGTTCGCCGCGCCGCGTCCGTTGCGACAGGATGCGGCACGAGATACCGCCGACAAGGCGAAGCCCGGCGCCAATGGCGCGGCCGGACCCGGCTGGACCGATGCAACCGGGGCCGACCCGATGAAGGCTGGCGCAATCAAGCCCGAACGTCAGCCCCGCATGACCGGTAACGCTGCCCTCGTGCGCCGTGCCGGCGGCACCGCCTGA
- a CDS encoding bifunctional riboflavin kinase/FAD synthetase codes for MTSRFTIIRDTTPAAAIPKGSVVAMGNFDGVHLGHRAVIAAALDMSRARGKPAFAVTFEPHPRKFFSPNTPQFRLTDETNKLRLLAGTGLAGAVVMTFDTARAGTTAQDFIHHDLIARLNVSGIAVGYDFHFGKGRVGSPSLLVSEAPLLGIEVDVQPHVDIDERPVSSSAIRTALAEGQIADATAMLGGPWFVTGEVIHGEKRGRDLGYPTANIRLDKDCGLKHGIYAVRVGRGQGKDHRRFDGVASFGRRPTFDNGAPLLEVFLFDFKGDLYGTTLDVAFIGFIRDELKFDGVETLVRQMDDDSARARTQLAAAPGAFPKLGEIG; via the coding sequence ATGACCTCCCGATTTACCATCATCCGCGACACCACCCCTGCCGCCGCGATCCCCAAGGGGTCGGTGGTGGCGATGGGCAATTTTGACGGCGTTCACCTCGGCCACCGCGCGGTGATCGCAGCCGCGCTCGATATGTCCCGCGCCCGCGGCAAGCCGGCATTCGCGGTCACCTTCGAGCCGCACCCGCGAAAGTTCTTCAGCCCGAACACTCCGCAATTCCGCCTGACCGACGAGACCAACAAGCTACGACTGCTGGCCGGCACGGGCCTCGCCGGTGCCGTGGTCATGACCTTCGACACTGCCCGCGCCGGCACCACGGCGCAGGATTTCATTCACCATGATCTGATCGCCCGGCTCAACGTCAGCGGCATCGCCGTCGGCTACGATTTCCATTTCGGCAAGGGCCGGGTCGGCTCGCCGAGCCTTTTGGTGAGCGAGGCGCCGCTGCTCGGTATCGAGGTCGACGTGCAGCCGCATGTCGATATCGACGAGCGCCCGGTCTCCTCCAGCGCGATCCGCACGGCGCTGGCGGAGGGCCAGATCGCGGATGCCACCGCCATGCTCGGCGGGCCGTGGTTCGTGACCGGCGAGGTGATCCACGGCGAGAAGCGCGGCCGCGACCTCGGCTATCCCACCGCCAATATCCGCCTCGACAAGGATTGCGGGCTCAAGCACGGCATCTATGCGGTGCGGGTCGGCCGCGGCCAGGGAAAGGACCACCGGCGCTTCGACGGCGTTGCGAGCTTCGGCCGCCGTCCGACCTTCGACAACGGCGCGCCGCTGCTCGAAGTGTTCCTGTTCGACTTCAAGGGCGACCTCTACGGGACCACGCTGGACGTGGCCTTCATCGGCTTCATCCGCGACGAACTGAAGTTCGATGGTGTCGAGACGCTGGTTCGCCAGATGGACGATGACAGCGCCCGCGCTCGAACCCAACTCGCGGCCGCCCCCGGCGCATTCCCGAAGCTGGGAGAAATCGGGTGA
- a CDS encoding TadE/TadG family type IV pilus assembly protein — protein MTGFAPRPPFIDLRLFARCRRGASAVEFAMLLPLFLVLVFGIVVFGAYLTMVHGVQQLAAEAARSSVAGLSETERVSLAENYVTANAGSYPLLQPSHLTVSAATSGSDVFVVTVNYDASDNFIYALPFVPAPTSSIARSAAIPFGGF, from the coding sequence ATGACAGGCTTTGCACCACGTCCGCCTTTTATTGATCTTCGGCTGTTCGCGCGTTGCCGGCGCGGCGCGTCCGCGGTCGAGTTCGCGATGTTGCTGCCGTTGTTCCTGGTGCTGGTGTTCGGCATCGTCGTGTTCGGCGCCTACCTCACAATGGTGCACGGCGTGCAGCAACTTGCCGCAGAAGCGGCGCGCTCCTCGGTTGCGGGCCTGAGCGAGACCGAGCGCGTCAGTCTTGCCGAAAACTACGTCACCGCGAACGCCGGGTCGTATCCGCTGTTGCAGCCCAGCCATCTCACGGTGAGCGCGGCGACGTCAGGCAGCGACGTCTTCGTCGTCACAGTCAACTACGACGCCTCGGACAACTTCATTTATGCGCTGCCGTTCGTGCCGGCGCCGACCTCGAGCATCGCGCGCTCGGCGGCGATCCCGTTCGGCGGCTTTTGA
- a CDS encoding aspartate aminotransferase family protein has product MLDKSSALNVPNDLAAFWMPFTANRAFKSAPRLLAGAKDMHYFTTDGRKVIDGAAGMWCCNAGHGRDQIASAIARQAETLDFAPPFQFGIPQAFELASRIAELAPKGLDHVFFCNSGSEAADTALKIALAYHQINGQGGRIRLIGRERGYHGVGFGGTSVGGIVSNRKMFGTLLTGVDHMQSTYNRDRQAFSKGEPEWGAELADELERLVSLHGANTIAAVIVEPMAGSTGVLPTPKGYLKRLREITQKHGILLIFDEVITGFGRLGYAFAAERYGVLPDMITFAKGVTNGAAPMGGVLVRDTIFEAFMTGPANAVELFHGYTYSAHPLACAAGLATLDIYRDEKLFERAKNLEPKFADAVMSLRNEPNVVDIRTVGITAGIDLAPNDNGPGDRGFAALKSGFHDHDLMMRIAGDTLALTPPLIVSEDQVGEIIDKVARVIRAVA; this is encoded by the coding sequence ATGTTAGACAAGAGTTCCGCCCTCAACGTGCCGAACGATCTCGCCGCGTTCTGGATGCCGTTCACCGCCAACCGCGCCTTCAAGAGCGCGCCGCGGCTGCTCGCGGGCGCCAAGGACATGCACTATTTCACCACCGACGGCCGCAAGGTCATCGACGGCGCCGCCGGCATGTGGTGCTGCAACGCCGGCCACGGCCGCGACCAGATCGCGAGCGCGATCGCCAGACAGGCCGAGACGCTGGACTTCGCGCCGCCGTTCCAGTTCGGCATTCCGCAGGCGTTCGAACTGGCAAGCCGCATCGCGGAGCTTGCGCCGAAGGGGCTCGATCATGTGTTCTTCTGCAATTCGGGATCGGAGGCCGCGGACACCGCGCTGAAGATCGCGCTGGCCTATCACCAGATCAACGGCCAGGGCGGCCGCATCCGCCTGATCGGCCGCGAGCGCGGCTATCACGGCGTCGGCTTCGGCGGTACCTCGGTCGGCGGCATCGTCAGCAACCGCAAGATGTTCGGCACGCTGCTCACCGGCGTCGACCATATGCAATCCACCTACAACCGCGACAGGCAGGCGTTCAGCAAGGGCGAGCCGGAATGGGGCGCCGAACTTGCCGATGAGCTGGAGCGTCTTGTCAGCCTGCACGGCGCCAACACCATCGCCGCCGTGATCGTGGAGCCGATGGCCGGATCGACCGGCGTGCTGCCCACGCCGAAAGGTTATCTCAAGCGGCTGCGCGAGATCACCCAAAAGCACGGCATCCTCCTCATCTTCGACGAGGTCATCACCGGCTTCGGCCGCCTCGGTTACGCGTTCGCCGCCGAACGCTACGGCGTGCTGCCCGACATGATCACCTTCGCAAAGGGCGTGACCAACGGCGCTGCTCCGATGGGTGGCGTGCTGGTGCGCGACACCATCTTTGAGGCCTTCATGACCGGTCCGGCGAACGCCGTGGAGCTGTTCCACGGCTATACCTATTCGGCGCACCCGCTGGCCTGCGCCGCAGGCCTCGCCACCCTCGACATCTACCGCGACGAAAAGCTGTTCGAGCGCGCCAAAAACCTGGAGCCGAAATTCGCCGATGCGGTGATGAGCCTGCGCAACGAGCCTAATGTGGTGGATATCCGTACCGTCGGGATCACGGCAGGCATCGACCTCGCACCCAACGACAACGGCCCGGGCGACCGCGGCTTCGCGGCGCTGAAAAGCGGTTTCCACGACCACGACCTGATGATGCGCATCGCCGGCGACACGCTGGCGCTGACCCCGCCGCTGATCGTCAGCGAGGATCAGGTCGGCGAGATCATCGACAAGGTCGCCAGGGTGATTCGCGCCGTCGCCTGA
- a CDS encoding response regulator, with protein MAVDLSMSVLVVDDYNTMIRIIRNLLKQLGFENIDDASDGSAALNKMRTKKYGLVISDWNMEPMTGYDLLKEVRADPNLAMTRFIMITAESKTENVIAAKKAGVNNYIVKPFNAATLKTKIEAVFPDNVPA; from the coding sequence ATGGCGGTTGATTTGTCGATGTCGGTTCTGGTGGTGGACGACTACAACACGATGATCCGCATTATCCGGAATCTGCTCAAGCAGCTTGGGTTCGAGAACATCGACGATGCCAGCGACGGTTCGGCGGCGCTGAACAAGATGCGCACCAAAAAATACGGTCTCGTGATCTCCGACTGGAATATGGAGCCGATGACCGGCTACGACCTGCTCAAGGAAGTCCGCGCCGATCCCAATCTGGCGATGACGCGGTTCATCATGATTACGGCGGAGTCCAAGACCGAGAACGTCATCGCCGCTAAAAAGGCCGGGGTGAACAACTATATCGTCAAGCCGTTCAACGCGGCGACGCTGAAGACCAAGATCGAAGCGGTGTTCCCTGACAACGTTCCGGCATAA
- the ileS gene encoding isoleucine--tRNA ligase — translation MTNKPQTTDAPDYAKTLYLPQTEFPMRAGLPQREPEILARWTDIDLYGQLRKRAKGRPKFVLHDGPPYANGSIHIGHALNKILKDVVTRSQQMLGHDSNYVPGWDCHGLPIEWKIEEENYRSKGKTKPNFKDPAAMVAFRKECRAYAEKWLNVQREEFKRLGIIGDWDHPYATMTFPAEAQIARELMKFAANGTLYRGSKPVMWSVVEKTALAEAEVEYEDHTSDTVWVKFPVTSPAHGALAQASVVIWTTTPWTLPGNRAISFSNRIAYGLYKIIDAPADNWAKTGDLLILADNLAAEVFKQARVTAYEKVRDIPADTLDAVECAHPLKSLSGGYEFTVPLLEGDHVTDDTGTGFVHTAPSHGREDFDIWTHHARDLETRGISSTIPYTVDENGALTVQAPGFEGKRVIDDKGNKGDANQAVIEALVERNMLLARGRLKHQYPHSWRSKKPVIFRNTPQWFIAMDKEIADRGQAKSGDTLRARALQAISVTQWVPPAGERRITGMIANRPDWVISRQRAWGVPIAVFVREKGDGSAEILIDDAVNKRITDAFETEGADAWYTDGARERFLGPRAGEDWSKVDDILDVWFDSGSTHAFVLEDPVHFPGLKGIKRKVDGGGDTVMYLEGSDQHRGWFHSSLLESCGTRGRAPYDVVLTHGFTLDENGRKMSKSLGNTVDPQKVIKDSGADILRLWVCATDYADDQRIGPEILKNTVETYRKLRNTIRWMLGTLHHFKRDDDVAFKDVPELEQLMLHQLAVQSVVVRKAYADFDYKTVVASLAAFMNTELSAFYFDIRKDTLYCDPPSSSARKAALTVIDLLCDAVLKWLAPILSFTTEEAWRQYRPDAEPSVHLTLFPESIEMFRDDALAAKWEIIRAVRSVVTGALERERAAKRIGSSLEASPIVYVADRAMLATLFDVDLAEVCITSNYEVREGEAPADAFRLPNVPGVAVVVEKAAGTKCARSWKILPTVGSDKEYPDVSPRDAQALREWKALGVSI, via the coding sequence ATGACCAACAAGCCCCAGACGACCGACGCCCCCGATTACGCCAAGACCCTCTATCTGCCGCAGACGGAATTTCCGATGCGCGCCGGGCTGCCGCAGCGAGAGCCGGAAATTCTGGCGCGCTGGACCGACATCGATCTCTACGGACAGCTCCGCAAGCGCGCCAAGGGGCGGCCGAAGTTCGTGCTGCACGACGGCCCGCCTTACGCCAACGGCAGCATCCATATCGGCCACGCGCTCAACAAGATCCTCAAGGATGTGGTGACCAGGAGCCAGCAGATGCTGGGGCACGATTCCAACTACGTACCGGGCTGGGATTGCCACGGCCTGCCGATCGAATGGAAGATCGAGGAAGAGAACTACCGCTCCAAGGGCAAGACGAAGCCGAACTTCAAGGACCCAGCGGCGATGGTGGCGTTCCGCAAGGAGTGCCGCGCCTATGCCGAGAAGTGGCTCAACGTGCAGCGCGAGGAGTTCAAGCGGCTCGGCATCATCGGCGACTGGGATCATCCCTACGCCACCATGACTTTTCCGGCCGAAGCGCAGATCGCGCGCGAGTTGATGAAGTTCGCCGCCAACGGTACACTGTATCGCGGCTCCAAGCCGGTGATGTGGAGCGTGGTCGAGAAGACCGCGCTGGCGGAGGCCGAGGTCGAGTATGAGGACCACACCAGCGACACGGTGTGGGTGAAGTTTCCGGTGACATCGCCGGCACACGGCGCGCTGGCGCAGGCGAGCGTGGTGATCTGGACCACGACGCCTTGGACGCTGCCGGGCAACCGCGCCATCAGCTTCTCGAACAGGATCGCCTATGGCCTGTACAAGATCATCGATGCGCCCGCCGACAACTGGGCCAAAACCGGCGATCTGCTGATCCTTGCGGACAACCTCGCCGCTGAGGTGTTCAAGCAAGCGCGCGTGACTGCTTACGAGAAGGTCCGCGACATCCCCGCCGACACGCTTGATGCGGTGGAGTGCGCGCATCCACTGAAAAGCCTGTCTGGTGGCTACGAATTCACCGTGCCGCTGCTGGAAGGCGATCACGTCACCGACGATACCGGCACCGGCTTCGTCCACACCGCGCCTAGCCACGGCCGCGAGGATTTCGACATCTGGACTCACCACGCGCGCGATCTCGAAACGCGCGGCATCAGTTCCACAATTCCCTACACCGTCGACGAGAACGGCGCGCTGACCGTGCAGGCTCCCGGCTTCGAGGGCAAGCGCGTCATCGACGACAAGGGCAACAAGGGCGACGCCAATCAGGCGGTCATCGAGGCGCTGGTCGAACGCAACATGCTGCTCGCGCGCGGCCGTTTGAAACATCAATATCCGCATTCGTGGCGCTCGAAGAAGCCGGTGATCTTCCGCAACACGCCGCAGTGGTTCATCGCGATGGACAAGGAGATCGCCGACCGCGGTCAGGCCAAGAGCGGCGACACCCTCCGCGCCCGCGCGCTGCAGGCGATCTCGGTGACGCAGTGGGTGCCGCCGGCCGGCGAGAGGCGCATCACCGGCATGATCGCCAACCGCCCGGACTGGGTGATCTCGCGGCAGCGCGCCTGGGGCGTGCCGATCGCGGTGTTCGTGCGCGAAAAGGGCGACGGCTCCGCCGAAATCCTGATCGACGACGCCGTCAACAAACGGATCACCGACGCCTTCGAGACGGAAGGCGCCGATGCCTGGTACACCGACGGCGCGCGCGAGCGTTTTCTTGGGCCGCGTGCCGGCGAGGACTGGAGCAAGGTCGACGACATCCTCGACGTCTGGTTCGACTCCGGCTCGACGCACGCCTTCGTGCTGGAAGACCCCGTGCATTTCCCAGGACTCAAAGGAATCAAGCGCAAGGTCGATGGCGGCGGGGATACCGTGATGTATCTGGAAGGAAGCGATCAGCATCGCGGCTGGTTCCATTCCTCGCTGCTGGAAAGCTGCGGCACCCGCGGCCGCGCGCCCTATGACGTGGTGCTGACGCACGGCTTCACCCTCGACGAGAACGGCCGCAAGATGTCGAAATCGCTCGGCAACACGGTCGACCCGCAGAAGGTCATCAAGGATTCCGGCGCCGACATCCTGCGACTGTGGGTCTGCGCGACCGACTATGCCGACGACCAGCGCATCGGCCCCGAAATCCTCAAGAACACCGTCGAGACCTATCGCAAGCTGCGCAACACCATCCGCTGGATGCTCGGCACGCTGCATCACTTCAAGCGCGACGATGATGTCGCGTTCAAAGACGTGCCCGAACTGGAGCAACTGATGCTGCATCAGTTGGCCGTGCAGAGCGTGGTGGTGCGCAAGGCCTACGCGGATTTCGATTACAAGACCGTGGTCGCCAGTCTCGCGGCCTTCATGAACACCGAGCTCTCGGCGTTCTATTTCGATATCCGGAAAGACACGCTGTACTGCGACCCGCCGTCGTCGTCGGCGCGCAAGGCGGCGCTCACCGTGATCGATTTGCTGTGCGATGCGGTCCTGAAATGGCTGGCGCCGATACTATCGTTCACCACTGAAGAAGCATGGCGGCAATACCGGCCGGATGCGGAGCCGTCGGTGCATCTGACGCTGTTTCCGGAGAGTATCGAAATGTTTCGCGACGACGCCTTGGCCGCGAAGTGGGAGATCATCCGCGCCGTGCGCAGCGTCGTCACCGGCGCGCTGGAACGCGAGCGCGCCGCCAAGCGGATCGGCTCCTCGCTCGAAGCCTCGCCGATCGTCTATGTCGCCGACCGCGCGATGCTCGCAACGTTGTTCGACGTCGATCTTGCCGAGGTCTGCATCACCTCGAACTACGAAGTTCGCGAGGGCGAGGCGCCGGCCGACGCGTTCCGTTTGCCGAACGTCCCAGGCGTGGCCGTGGTGGTCGAGAAAGCCGCGGGCACCAAGTGCGCCCGATCGTGGAAGATCCTGCCGACCGTCGGCAGCGACAAGGAGTATCCCGACGTGTCGCCGCGCGACGCGCAGGCCCTGCGGGAATGGAAGGCGCTGGGAGTTTCCATCTAA
- a CDS encoding TIGR01459 family HAD-type hydrolase, producing MTALRFIEHLRDLATGRDVVLSDIWGVVHNGLVSFPEACAALKTFRIRGGTVILITNAPRPADAVQRQLRKFGVPEDSYDGIASSGDLTRSYVAAHPAKAIFWLGPERDGSIHSGLDPVFAPIERADYIICTGPFDDETETAEDYRAMMMQARERKLPLICANPDIVVESGDRLLYCAGAIAELYRELGGEVIFYGKPHRPIYERAMALAREQRGKDTPLNRVLAIGDSVRTDLMGAHAFGIDLLFLTRGIHSEEFAGIDQLDPASVKELFGRPPLALMRELKW from the coding sequence ATGACAGCCCTCCGTTTCATCGAGCATCTGCGCGACCTCGCGACCGGGAGGGATGTCGTGCTCAGCGACATCTGGGGCGTCGTCCACAACGGCCTCGTGTCGTTTCCCGAGGCTTGCGCCGCGCTGAAAACGTTCCGCATTCGGGGCGGCACCGTCATCCTCATCACCAATGCGCCGCGCCCGGCCGACGCCGTGCAGCGGCAGTTGCGCAAGTTCGGCGTTCCCGAGGACAGCTATGACGGCATCGCTTCATCCGGCGATCTAACGCGCAGCTACGTCGCCGCGCATCCGGCCAAGGCGATTTTCTGGCTCGGGCCCGAGCGCGACGGCTCCATCCACAGCGGCCTCGATCCGGTATTCGCGCCGATCGAGCGCGCCGATTACATCATCTGCACCGGTCCGTTCGACGACGAGACCGAAACCGCCGAGGACTATCGCGCCATGATGATGCAGGCGCGCGAGCGCAAGCTACCACTGATCTGCGCCAATCCCGATATCGTCGTCGAGAGCGGCGACCGGCTGCTTTATTGCGCCGGCGCCATCGCCGAACTCTATCGCGAACTCGGCGGCGAGGTGATCTTCTACGGCAAGCCGCACCGGCCGATCTACGAGCGCGCCATGGCGCTGGCGCGGGAGCAGCGCGGCAAGGACACGCCGCTGAACCGGGTGCTGGCCATCGGCGATTCCGTGCGCACCGACCTCATGGGCGCCCACGCCTTCGGCATCGACCTGCTGTTTTTGACGCGCGGCATCCATTCCGAGGAATTCGCGGGCATAGACCAACTCGATCCGGCCTCGGTCAAGGAACTGTTCGGCCGTCCGCCGCTGGCGCTGATGCGCGAGCTGAAGTGGTGA
- the lspA gene encoding signal peptidase II, which translates to MTPLWRSGLLAALAALIADQASKLWLLFVFDIGHRGAVRVTPFFDLVLAWNTGISYGWFQTDSQAGATILLAIKAAAVVLLAIWMARSHTRMATIGLGLIIGGAIGNAIDRFAYGAVVDFALFHAQFAGKTYSWYVFNLADVAIVAGVIALLYDSFLGHPPQKRPDPGR; encoded by the coding sequence ATGACCCCTCTCTGGCGCTCTGGACTATTGGCCGCACTGGCGGCGCTGATTGCCGACCAGGCCTCCAAGCTCTGGCTATTGTTCGTGTTCGACATCGGTCATCGCGGCGCCGTCAGGGTTACGCCGTTTTTCGACCTGGTGCTGGCCTGGAACACCGGCATCAGCTACGGCTGGTTCCAGACCGACAGCCAGGCGGGCGCCACGATTCTGCTCGCGATCAAGGCCGCCGCGGTGGTCCTGCTTGCGATCTGGATGGCGCGGTCGCATACCCGCATGGCGACCATCGGCCTCGGCCTCATCATCGGCGGCGCTATCGGCAACGCCATCGACCGCTTCGCATATGGCGCGGTGGTGGATTTCGCGCTGTTTCACGCCCAGTTCGCGGGCAAAACCTATAGCTGGTACGTGTTCAACCTTGCCGATGTGGCGATCGTTGCCGGGGTGATAGCCCTGTTGTATGATTCCTTCCTCGGGCATCCGCCGCAAAAGCGCCCTGATCCCGGACGATAG